From the Glandiceps talaboti chromosome 10, keGlaTala1.1, whole genome shotgun sequence genome, one window contains:
- the LOC144440546 gene encoding uncharacterized protein LOC144440546 isoform X1, translating to MANEVLVVDFSAYSVDRNSPDSELFPKLIDDVHDAFTNTGFVYLTNHGIDERMIKNAFTISRRFFELPTEVKVKHARPLDHSSNDGYVGIEVETLNPAERPGDYKEAFNYMRFCEQVHAPDEVPEFRQAMRDLFDKCTVLCNRLLEIMGRGLKLEDPFLFVKANKLAGTPANDTMMRTLYYPPIPENVQLKPNQIRCGEHSDYGSITLLFQDNHGGLELKAKDGNFIPANPIEGTVVVNIADLMQRWTTDKLISVVHRVIIPDIASKTSCRQSLAYFSQPDSATVIRCIDGSDKYPPITGGDYVQQKFEVTY from the exons ATGGCGAACGAGGTGCTAGTGGTGGACTTCTCGGCCTACAGCGTTGACAGAAATTCACCGGATAGTGAGCTTTTTCCGAAGCTGATTGATGACGTACACGATGCATTTACTAACACTGGGTTTGTATACTTGACAAATCATGGAATCGATGAAAGAATG ATAAAAAATGCTTTCACAATTTCAAGACGATTTTTTGAGTTACCCACAGAGGTTAAGGTGAAGCATGCCAGACCACTTGACCACTCAAGTAACGATGGGTATGTTGGGATTGAAGTTGAAAC attaaATCCAGCTGAAAGACCAGGAGATTACAAAGAAGCATTTAACTATATGCGATTCTGtgaacaagtacat GCACCAGACGAAGTACCAGAATTTAGACAGGCGATGCGTGATTTATTTGACAAGTGTACAGTGCTGTGTAACAGACTGTTGGAGATAATGGGAAGAGGATTGAAATTGGAG GACCCATTTTTGTTTGTGAAAGCAAATAAACTTGCCGGTACACCTGCAAATGACACGATGATGAGGACATTGTATTACCCACCTATTCCTGAAAATGTACAACTTAAACCAAACCAAATACGATGTGGGGAACATTCTGATTATGGATCTATTACACTACTTTTCCAAGACAATCATGGTGGACTTgaa CTCAAAGCAAAAGATGGCAACTTTATTCCAGCCAATCCCATAGAAGGTACAGTCGTTGTGAATATTGCAGATCTGATGCAGAGGTGGACGACAGATAAACTGATTTCAGTT GTTCATCGTGTCATCATACCTGATATCGCTTCCAAAACGTCATGTCGACAATCATTGGCCTACTTCAGCCAGCCTGATTCAGCCACTGTTATACGATGTATCGATGGAAGTGACAAATATCCTCCTATAACTGGTGGTGATTATGTGCAACAAAAATTTGAAGTAACCTATTGA
- the LOC144440641 gene encoding uncharacterized protein LOC144440641: protein MAKQADVPVVDFSAYSVDRNSPDSELFPKLIDDIHDAFTTIGFVYLKNHGIDERMIENAFTISRKIFQLPSEVKIKYARPRDNTINHGYAGIEGETLNPSERPGDYKETFDCQRFRDHVGIIPDEVPEFKQAMWDLFDKCTVLCNRMLEIIARGLKLEDPLLFVKANKGAGTAENNTTMRTLYYPPIPDNVQLKPNQIRCGEHSDYGPITILFQDNHGGLEIKTKDGMFIPATPIEGTVVVNIGDTMQRWTTDKLISTVHRVVIPDIAASKTSYRQSMAYFSNLDSATVVRCIDGSDKYPPVTGGDYLHQRFEATFL from the exons ATGGCAAAGCAAGCAGATGTGCCAGTGGTCGACTTCTCGGCCTACAGTGTTGACCGAAATTCACCAGATAGTGAACTTTTTCCGAAGCTGATTGATGACATACACGATGCATTTACTACCATTGGGTTTGTATACTTGAAAAATCATGGAATCGATGAAAGAATG ATAGAAAATGCTTTCACGATTTCAAGAAAGATTTTTCAGTTACCGTCAGAAGTTAAGATTAAGTATGCCAGACCACGTGACAACACCATTAACCATGGGTATGCTGGGATTGAAGGCGAAAC ATTAAATCCATCTGAAAGACCAGGAGATTACAAGGAAACCTTTGACTGTCAGCGATTTCGTGATCACGTAGGTATTATAC CAGACGAAGTACCAGAATTTAAACAGGCTATGTGGGATTTATTTGACAAGTGTACAGTGCTGTGTAACAGAATGTTGGAGATAATAGCGAGAGGATTGAAATTGGAG gACCCTTTGTTGTTTGTGAAAGCAAATAAAGGGGCTGGTACGGCTGAAAATAACACAACTATGAGGACATTGTATTATCCACCGATTCCTGACAATGTACAACTTAAACCAAACCAAATACGATGTGGTGAACATTCTGATTATGGACCTATTACAATCCTCTTCCAAGACAATCATGGAGGACTTGAA ATCAAGACAAAAGATGGCATGTTCATTCCAGCTACTCCCATAGAAGGTACAGTCGTTGTAAATATTGGAGATACAATGCAGAGGTGGACGACAGATAAACTGATTTCAACT GTTCATCGTGTTGTCATACCTGACATCGCAGCATCCAAAACGTCATATCGACAATCAATGGCCTACTTCAGTAACCTTGATTCAGCCACTGTAGTACGATGTATCGATGGAAGTGACAAATATCCTCCTGTAACTGGAggtgattacttgcatcagAGATTTGAAGCGACCTTTTTATGA
- the LOC144440544 gene encoding uncharacterized protein LOC144440544, which produces MADKAAVPVVDFSAYSVDRHSPDSELFPKLIDDVHDAFTTIGFVYLTNHGIDERMIENVFTISRKIFELPPDVKMKYARPLDHSINHGYVGIEVEAANPSERPGDYKEFFDCQRLCDQTPDEVPEFKQAMCDLFDTCTVLCNRLLETMGRGLKLEDPFLFVKANKGVGTAANHTSMRTLYYPPIPDNVQLKPNQIRCGEHSDYGSITLLFQDNHGGLEIKTKDGMFIPATPIEGTVIVNIGDMMQRWTSDKLVSNVHRVVIPDNAAPKTSSRQSMAYFGNPDSATVVRCIDGSDKYPPLTAGDYLRQKFEAAYSINY; this is translated from the exons ATGGCAGACAAAGCAGCAGTACCAGTGGTCGACTTCTCGGCCTACAGTGTTGACCGACATTCACCAGATAGTGAACTTTTCCCAAAGCTGATTGATGACGTACACGATGCATTTACAACCATTGGGTTTGTATACTTGACAAATCATGGAATCGATGAAAGAATG ATAGAAAATGTTTTCACGATTTCAAGAAAGATTTTTGAGTTACCCCCAGACGTTAAGATGAAGTATGCCAGACCACTTGACCACTCCATTAACCATGGGTATGTTGGGATTGAAGTTGAAGC AGCAAATCCATCTGAAAGACCAGGAGACTACAAGGAATTTTTTGACTGTCAGCGATTGTGTGATCAA acaCCAGACGAAGTACCAGAATTTAAACAGGcaatgtgtgatttatttgacACATGTACAGTGCTGTGTAATAGACTGTTGGAGACAATGGGAAGAGGATTGAAATTGGAG GATCCATTTTTGTTTGTGAAAGCAAATAAAGGTGTTGGTACAGCTGCAAATCATACATCGATGAGGACATTGTATTATCCACCGATTCCTGATAATGTACAACTTAAACCAAACCAAATACGATGTGGGGAACATTCTGATTATGGATCTATTACACTCCTCTTCCAAGACAATCATGGAGGACTTGAA ATCAAGACGAAAGATGGCATGTTCATTCCAGCTACTCCCATAGAAGGTACAGTCATCGTGAATATCGGAGATATGATGCAGAGGTGGACCTCAGATAAACTGGTTTCAAAT GTTCATCGTGTCGTCATACCTGACAATGCAGCTCCCAAAACTTCTAGTCGACAATCAATGGCCTACTTCGGTAATCCTGATTCAGCCACTGTTGTACGATGTATCGATGGAAGTGACAAATATCCTCCATTAACTGCTGGTGACTATTTGCGTCAGAAATTTGAAGCGGCCTattcaataaattattaa
- the LOC144440546 gene encoding uncharacterized protein LOC144440546 isoform X2, whose amino-acid sequence MANEVLVVDFSAYSVDRNSPDSELFPKLIDDVHDAFTNTGFVYLTNHGIDERMIKNAFTISRRFFELPTEVKVKHARPLDHSSNDGYVGIEVETLNPAERPGDYKEAFNYMRFCEQAPDEVPEFRQAMRDLFDKCTVLCNRLLEIMGRGLKLEDPFLFVKANKLAGTPANDTMMRTLYYPPIPENVQLKPNQIRCGEHSDYGSITLLFQDNHGGLELKAKDGNFIPANPIEGTVVVNIADLMQRWTTDKLISVVHRVIIPDIASKTSCRQSLAYFSQPDSATVIRCIDGSDKYPPITGGDYVQQKFEVTY is encoded by the exons ATGGCGAACGAGGTGCTAGTGGTGGACTTCTCGGCCTACAGCGTTGACAGAAATTCACCGGATAGTGAGCTTTTTCCGAAGCTGATTGATGACGTACACGATGCATTTACTAACACTGGGTTTGTATACTTGACAAATCATGGAATCGATGAAAGAATG ATAAAAAATGCTTTCACAATTTCAAGACGATTTTTTGAGTTACCCACAGAGGTTAAGGTGAAGCATGCCAGACCACTTGACCACTCAAGTAACGATGGGTATGTTGGGATTGAAGTTGAAAC attaaATCCAGCTGAAAGACCAGGAGATTACAAAGAAGCATTTAACTATATGCGATTCTGtgaacaa GCACCAGACGAAGTACCAGAATTTAGACAGGCGATGCGTGATTTATTTGACAAGTGTACAGTGCTGTGTAACAGACTGTTGGAGATAATGGGAAGAGGATTGAAATTGGAG GACCCATTTTTGTTTGTGAAAGCAAATAAACTTGCCGGTACACCTGCAAATGACACGATGATGAGGACATTGTATTACCCACCTATTCCTGAAAATGTACAACTTAAACCAAACCAAATACGATGTGGGGAACATTCTGATTATGGATCTATTACACTACTTTTCCAAGACAATCATGGTGGACTTgaa CTCAAAGCAAAAGATGGCAACTTTATTCCAGCCAATCCCATAGAAGGTACAGTCGTTGTGAATATTGCAGATCTGATGCAGAGGTGGACGACAGATAAACTGATTTCAGTT GTTCATCGTGTCATCATACCTGATATCGCTTCCAAAACGTCATGTCGACAATCATTGGCCTACTTCAGCCAGCCTGATTCAGCCACTGTTATACGATGTATCGATGGAAGTGACAAATATCCTCCTATAACTGGTGGTGATTATGTGCAACAAAAATTTGAAGTAACCTATTGA